AAGGGGATCAGCATCGAGAATATTCGTTGGCTGGCAAGGGTATTTGGATGCGATGACCCGAGAGCGACCAGCGAATGGCAGGCGGAACTTCGATTAGCACAGTCGCGGTTGGTAACGGCCCGGCGAAGATTGCACAGCGGATCGGAACACCGCGCCACTCAGGGTTCTCCAGTCGTGGCAGGGCGTTCGCCCTTCAGTAGCGAAACTAAGCCTCCAGTGGAGATGGCGCACAATACTCAGTTAGTTGTGCCGAAGCGGCGCCTTGGTTTGGCGAGGGCGTCAGAAGCGGTTTTTAGCCGTGGATCTCCGCTGGATCTACCGGCCGCCGTGTTTGCAGGGGCCGTTGCGCTTGGGTTTTCCTCTTATTTTCTGGATATTTACAGCATTGTTTACGAACAGGAAAGTGGTCTGACTAAGCAGGTTGGATTTCTGTGGGCGCCGAATTGGACACTCCTTTTTATGGTGCTGATGCCACTTTACTTTGCATTTGTCGGGGAGCTGGTCGTCTTCTGGAAAAATGCCAGACAGACAAAGCCGTCACCGAAAAGAGATCGAGTCGAAGACGAAAACGGTTGGATGCGCAAAGTTGAAGCCTCATCGATCACCCATTGGGCCAGCTTTCTTATTTGTTTACCTATCGCCGCTCTTCTTCAGTGGGTCGATAGATGTTTGGGCCCGTTGTTGGCTGGCGATCCAGGCAACTACGCGGTGGAGTGGGCAAGGATAGCGATTGTGCGCCCAGAGATCATATCGATACCGGAAGCGATCGTGTTTACGGCGCTCGCGTACCTCTACATGGGTGTCAGCTTTTTTCTCTTCTTTGTAGGACTCATTTTGCTTTGCACGCTGGCAAATGATTTTTGGGAAATCGGGCAGCGGTTTGAATTTTGGTCGCAAGGGGATTATCGATGTCAGGCCTATGAAATCAGTCTCACAATAATGAACGGGGTATTTAGGTGTTCTATCTTGGGGCTTCTGATCGCCATTTGCATGAAGCTCCAAAGCGCTTTTATGCTATCGCGTGGAGCGACAATAGTGAGTTGGTTGAAAAGCGATTTACTATCGGTCTTCACTGATCACGAGACGATGCGCGACTGGCTCGAATACAATATGCCAACGAATTACAGCAGCTTACTCATCGTGTTGGCGACTTGTGCCGTATTTGTTTATGCTTCCATCCGAACGCACGCAGTCGTGGCGCGACTATCGTCGGCGATTGCGGCCCCCAAAAAGAATGGGACAGGACCAAGTGGTCTTGTCGCAAGCCGATTTCGCGGATCGTTAGTCATCATGTCGGCGATCATTTCACTGCTCATCACCAGCTATTTGTTGATCGGCGCTTTCGCAGGCTTTTCGATCCTGCTGAGTTTAGGGCTGCTGTTCGCGGGTTACGGATTGTTCGATCCGAGGTTTGGGACAGGGCAAGTGCCAGACTTAGGAGGCAATAAAAGTGTACCATAGTTGGCTTGATCGTTGGGATGAGCGGCGGGCGAAGCGCGGAGACGATGTCAAGAAAGCTTCTGATTTTGTCCTTGACGCTGGTCTTGCATTTGCAGGTGCAGCGCCCGTCGTGAATATCGAGGCGTTTTGCCGCTTAGCCGACCGGGCCGCCGCAGATCCAGCCTATTTCGACGAACCTAGAGAGTGCGATTTTGGCTTCAAACGTGACAATGGTTGGATCAAGTTTCCCTCGAGAGTTTCCACCGATATTGAAGAGAACAATATGGTCTGTGCGAGAATCACAGAAAGTGGTTCCTTTGATAAGGCGCTAGTTGTTTTTCACCATTGGAATGCCAGTACCCGGTATCGTCATATAGCCAACTTCTTCTCGCGGCGTGGGATTGCGGTTGTCGAGATCGCTATGCCGTATCACTTCGAACGTAGTCGGCCTGGTTCTCAATACGCAGATTATATGCTCAGCCCAAATCTTGGCCGGACCATCCAGTCCGTGAGACAGGCTGTCTGGGACGGGCGAAAGCTCATTTGGTGGTTAAAGAGTGAAGGCTATGGAGAGGTTTCAGTTCTGGGTATGAGTTTGGGATCCTGGGTTGCGGGGCTGATCGCGGCGCACGACACTAGGGTATCGAAAGCAGCGCTTTTTTTGACGGCTGGTAGCTTGGCGGATATGGTTTGGACGGGTCGCGCGACGCGAGCGATACGCACCAGCCTTGAGCCCGAGATTGCGTTGACCGATCTCAGAAGGGCCTGGGGCCTACTTGATTTGGAGAACTATGCGAGTCAGTTGGCACGGGCTGATCTCGAACTTCAGATAGTGTTGGGAAAACGAGATAAAGTCGTGTTGCCAGAGCTATCTGAAAGGTTGATTCAAAAACTAAAGGACGCGGGGGCTGAACCAAGTGTATTGGAGATGAATTGCGGTCACTATTCGCTGTCGATGCCCCCGTACATTTTGAGGGCTGGACGAAGCGTCACTTACCTACTTGGGTCCGGCCATTGAGCGGATGGCGGCAAAACCTTGCAGCCTCCTTGGGCGGCTGGATTGTCGAGTTGCGACCTCAGCTTCAATTCGAGATACGATCGGACCTTGACCACCTGCCTGACAGCGTCTCGATCACCAAAGAAACGTGCAAAGCGAAGTCGTTCATGACAACGAAAGGCTTTCTACGTCCTGGATAAAGAGATCGGCTCCAAAGACCCTGGGGCCGTTTGGCCATAGCAGCTCGCCTTGATCGTGCCCTCGCCGCGCTTCCTGTGGTACGCGTTGACCCGCGCCCGAACATCCGAGGTTTTCAAACGCCACTTGTTCTGGCAATGTTCCGGTTTATTCAATCGGCCCGCAGGTCCAAGGAAGCCCCGCTGATGTGCAACCTCTATTCCCAGACCAAGAGTCAGGACGCGATGCGCCATCTTTTCGATGACGTATTACAGGGCGATGAAGAGTTGATGGACACGGTTGGCAACCTGCCGCCGTTGACCGGGATCTGGCCGGATTATGCCGCGCCGATCATCCGGGCCGACGGGGCCAGCGGCTGGCAGCTTGCCAATGCGCGATGGGGCATGCCCACGCCACCAAAATACCTTGAGGGCAAGAAGACCGACAAGGGCGTGACCAACATCCGCAACGTGGCCTCGCCGCATTGGCGGCGCTGGCTCGGGGTGGAGCACCGCTGCCTGGTGCCGTTCACCAGCTTTTCCGAGCTTGACCAGCGCCCAGGCGCTGCGCGCAACTCGCCGGTGTGGTTCGCGCTCAGCAAAGACCGCCCGCTCGGCTTTTTCGCGGGGGTGCGCACGGAATGGACTTCGGTGCGCAAGCTGAAAGAGGGTGAGGTGACGGCTGAGCTTTTCGGGTTCCTCACCTGTCCTCCCAATGCGGAGGTGGCCCCGGTCCATCCCAAGGCAATGCCGGTCATCCTGACGACAGCGCAGGAATGGCGGACCTGGCTGACCGCCCCGCTCGAGGAGGCGTTGGCGCTCCAGCGCCCGCTGCCGGACGGGAAGCTCGAACTCGTCGCCGCCGGGGTCCGCGAAGATGGCGGATGACTTTGCGCCATTCAACCTCGCCCCTGCGCGGGTGCACGAGGCCGAAGGCTTTGGGCGACGTGCGTTCGCACTGTTTCAGGCGGCGCGCCACACCGGCCCGCTGATCTGGGTGCTGCCCGCCCATGCGCCGCACCTGCCGATGTTGCGCGGCCTGCCCGAGGGGTGGGCGCGCGGCTGCATGTGATCCGCCCGAAAAGTGAACTCGATCTGCTCTGGTCAGTCGAGGAGACATTGCGCGCCGCCCCTGTGGGTCTGGTGATCGCCGAGCCTTCCAACCCGCTGTCATTCCTTGCTGGGCGCCGGTTACAACTGGCGGCAGAGGCGGGCGCGACCACGGGGCTGATGCTGATTCGCGAGGGTCAGGGCTGCAACGCGGCAGAAACACGCTGGCATTGTGCGCCGCTGGCGGCCGAAGACGGGGACTCGACTCCGCATTGCTGGGCTCTTAAAAAGAACAAAAAGGGAACGACTGGAACCTGGACTGTGGAGTGGAATGGCGAAACGGCTGCTTTCAATCTGGTTTGCGCGCCTGGCGAGCGACGCCAGCCTGCGCAGACGCCCCGTTCCGGGGCCGTTCGCGCTGATCCTGAGGGCGGGCAACGCGGATCATCTGCATTGTCTCAACGAGGCGGCTGAGGCGCATGGCTTGCGCCGCGGCATGGCGCTGGCAGATGCGCGCGCAATCTGTCCCGATCTCATCACCCGGCCCACTGATCTTGTGCATGAGGCGGTAACCCTTGCCGCCCTGCGCCGGTGGGCGGGGCGCTATTCGCCGATGGTGGCGTGCGACGGCACGGACGGACTGATTGCCGATATTACTGGCGTGCCGCATCTGTTCGGCGGCGAGACCGCCTTGCGTGACGATCTGCACGCGCGTCTCGCCCGCGCCGGTCTGAGTGCGACAAGCGCCATTGCCGAGACGCGCGGCGCGGCGCATGCCCTGGCGCGTCATGGCGGCGGCCTCATACCGGAAGGCAGGCTTGCCGAGGGGATCGGCCACTTACCCGCCTCTGCCTTGCGGATTGATGGCGAGACGGCACAGGCGCTTTCCCGCATGGGGCTCAACCGCGTTGCCGATCTGATCACCCAACCCCGCGCGCCGCTGGCACGCCGCTTTGGCCCCGGACTCATGCTGCGGCTGGATCAGGCGCTTGGTGCCCAGCCCGAGCCGGTCGCGGCGGAACCGGACGCGCCGAGTTTCGGGGTGCGGATGACCCTGCCTGAACCAATCGGCCTGCATGCGGATGTGACGGCCGGGCTCATGCGCCTGCTCACCCGGCTCTGCGACAAGCTGGAACTGCACCATAGAGGTGCGCGCCGTCTGCGGTTGGAACTGCACCGGGTCGATCGGGAAATGGCGCAGGTCGAAATCGGTCTTGCCCGCGCGATGCGCGATCCCGAGCGGATTGTGGCGCTGTTCGCCAAAGGTGTCGCGCAGATCGACGCCGGGTTCGGGATTGAGGCGCTGCGGCTGAGCGCACATGTCACCGAAGAACTTCCCCGGAACAAATCGGCAGCGGCGCGCCCCTGCGCCGTGAAGATGCGCTGGCCGATCTTTTCTCGCGCTTGGGCAACCGGCTCGGGTTTGACCGGGTGCTGCGGCTGCTACCGGCGCAAAGCGACATCCCCGAGCGCAGTTTCATCATGGCCGCTGCCGCTTATAGCACGCCCGAGGCAGCACCACCGCATTGCGGCCCGGCGCGCCCGATCATCATTTTTCCACCCGAACCCGTCAGCGCGCGTGGCGGCGGCAGACCCGGCCATCCGCCTGCCGCGTTTCGCTGGCGGCGCATGGGTTTCACCACCCTGCGCGCCACCGGGCCGGAACGGATCGCGCCGGAGTGGTGGTTTGATGACCCGAACTGGCGGTCGGGCCTGCGCGATTACTGGCAGATCGAGACGCGCGAGGGGCTGCGCCTGTGGCTGTTTCACACGCCGCAGGCCGCCACATGGCCCGCAGAACACTGGTTCGCGCAGGGGAGTTTGCATGACCGCCTATGCCGAGCTGTGCGTCACGAGCAATTTCACCTTCCTGCGCGGTGCCTCGCACCCCGAGGAACTGGTGACACGCGCCGCCGAACTTGGCCTTGCCGCCATTGCCATCACCGACCGCAATTCGGTCGCTGGCGTGGTGCGCGCATTTTCCGCGCTGAAAGAGCTGGAACGGCTGCGTGAGGAGGCGCAGGCCACTGGCGCGGCCCAGAAAGGTCTGTCCGTTCGCTCGCGGCAGGTGACGGATCATTCCAGCCGGCAAACCCTGCGCCTGCGCGAGGACGGTCCGCTCATCCCCGCCGACAGCCCGCTGCCCCGACTGATCCCCGGCGCGAGGCTGGTGCTGAACGACAGCACAATCGACTGGCTCGCGCTGCCCACTGACGTCGCTGCCTGGGCGCGGCTGACCCGGCTTCTGTCACTCGGTAAGCGACGCGCAGAGAAAGGCGAATGCCATCTGACATTCAAGGATGTGCAGGCGTGGGGTGCGGGCATGGTGCTGATTGCCCTGCCGCCCGACCCGATGGAGCCAGCGCAGAAGGCGGATGTGACGGCCGGGCTGCGCGCCATGCAGCATGGATTTCCCGGTCAATGCTTCCTTGGGGCCGCGCCGCGTTATGACGGGCGCGATCAGGCCCGGATCAGCCGACTGGGACGGCTTTCGCAAGCCACCGGGCTGCCGATGGTTGCAGTGGGCGAGGTGATGATGCACCGCGCGGCCCGCCGGCCTCTGGCCGATGTGCTGATCTGCCTGCGCGAGGGGTGCACCATCGACAGTATCGGCGAGCGGCGTCTGACCAACGGCGAGCACCGTCTGAAATCGGGGGCCGAGATGGCGCGGATGTTCCATCGCTATCCCGCCGCGATCCGCCGCACACTGGAGATCGCGAATGCCTGCGCCTTTCGCCTCGATGACCTGCGCTATCACTACCCCGACGAGGCCGAGGGCAGCGAACCGGCGCAGGACCGGCTTGCCCGCCTTGCGCGCGACGGGCTGCACTGGCGCTATCCCAAAGGCGCGCCGCCCAAGATTATCTCCCGGGTCGAAAAAGAACTGCGCCTGATTGGCGAGATGGGCTATGCGCCGTATTTCCTGACGGTGCATGACATCGTGGCCTTCGCGCGCTCGCGCGGAATCCTCTGTCAAGGGCGCGGCTCGGCGGCCAACTCAGTCGTCTGTTATCTGCTCGGCATGACCGAGGTCCCGCCCGAGTCAATCACCCTGATCTTCGAGCGCTTCATCTCCAAGGAGCGCGGCGAGCCACCCGATATCGACGTCGATTTCGAGCATGAGCGCCGCGAGGAGGTAATCCAGTGGATCTATGCGCGCTATGGCCGCGAGCGCGCCGGATTGACGGCCACGGTGATTCATTTCCGCTCTCGCGCCGCCATTCGCGAGGTCGGCAAGGTGATGGGGCTGAGCCAGGACGTGATCGCGCGGCTCTCAAGCCAGATCTGGGGTTGGTCATCCAGCGCGCCGGGCGAGGACCGGATGCGCGATGCGGGGCTTGACCCCGCCGATGGCCGCATCGCGCTGGCCGCCCGGCTTACGGCCGAGATCATCG
The genomic region above belongs to Aquicoccus sp. G2-2 and contains:
- a CDS encoding alpha/beta hydrolase family protein is translated as MYHSWLDRWDERRAKRGDDVKKASDFVLDAGLAFAGAAPVVNIEAFCRLADRAAADPAYFDEPRECDFGFKRDNGWIKFPSRVSTDIEENNMVCARITESGSFDKALVVFHHWNASTRYRHIANFFSRRGIAVVEIAMPYHFERSRPGSQYADYMLSPNLGRTIQSVRQAVWDGRKLIWWLKSEGYGEVSVLGMSLGSWVAGLIAAHDTRVSKAALFLTAGSLADMVWTGRATRAIRTSLEPEIALTDLRRAWGLLDLENYASQLARADLELQIVLGKRDKVVLPELSERLIQKLKDAGAEPSVLEMNCGHYSLSMPPYILRAGRSVTYLLGSGH
- a CDS encoding error-prone DNA polymerase; this encodes MTAYAELCVTSNFTFLRGASHPEELVTRAAELGLAAIAITDRNSVAGVVRAFSALKELERLREEAQATGAAQKGLSVRSRQVTDHSSRQTLRLREDGPLIPADSPLPRLIPGARLVLNDSTIDWLALPTDVAAWARLTRLLSLGKRRAEKGECHLTFKDVQAWGAGMVLIALPPDPMEPAQKADVTAGLRAMQHGFPGQCFLGAAPRYDGRDQARISRLGRLSQATGLPMVAVGEVMMHRAARRPLADVLICLREGCTIDSIGERRLTNGEHRLKSGAEMARMFHRYPAAIRRTLEIANACAFRLDDLRYHYPDEAEGSEPAQDRLARLARDGLHWRYPKGAPPKIISRVEKELRLIGEMGYAPYFLTVHDIVAFARSRGILCQGRGSAANSVVCYLLGMTEVPPESITLIFERFISKERGEPPDIDVDFEHERREEVIQWIYARYGRERAGLTATVIHFRSRAAIREVGKVMGLSQDVIARLSSQIWGWSSSAPGEDRMRDAGLDPADGRIALAARLTAEIIGFPRHLSQHVGGFVITHGRLDELCPIENAAMEDRTIIEWDKDDIDALGLLKVDILALGMLTCIRKAFGLLADHRDRHLTLANVPPEDAAVYDMLCRADAIGVFQVESRAQLNFLPRMRPRKFYDLVCEVAIVRPGPIQGGMVHPFINRRQGKEKIEDLGPALMEVLGRTYGVPLFQEQAMQIAVVAAGFTAAEADRLRRSLATFKRMGTIGAFRDRFISGMLARGHAADFAERCFAQIEGFGSYGFPESHAASFARLVYISAWLKCHHPAVFTCALLNSQPMGFYAPAQLVRDAREHGVEIRPVSVNNSVWDCTLEPRSDGALALRLGFRQIKGMREEDSAWIVAARGNGYPDVESLWRRAGAPLTTLERLAEGDAFATLGLARRDALWAARALRAPKPLPLFGADGEGGVESGVSLSPMTLGQEVIEDYLSLRLSLRAHPLELLRPRLPESLPH
- a CDS encoding SOS response-associated peptidase family protein encodes the protein MCNLYSQTKSQDAMRHLFDDVLQGDEELMDTVGNLPPLTGIWPDYAAPIIRADGASGWQLANARWGMPTPPKYLEGKKTDKGVTNIRNVASPHWRRWLGVEHRCLVPFTSFSELDQRPGAARNSPVWFALSKDRPLGFFAGVRTEWTSVRKLKEGEVTAELFGFLTCPPNAEVAPVHPKAMPVILTTAQEWRTWLTAPLEEALALQRPLPDGKLELVAAGVREDGG